A stretch of DNA from Chloroflexia bacterium SDU3-3:
AGCCCACGCTGCCTACCCGCCCCTTCGAGGAGGGCGACTGGGCGTTCCTGCGCACGGTGATCAGCGCCTACGGCAAGCCCGCATCCTTCGCGCAGATCCACGATCTGCTGCGCGGGGCGCGCAATCAGCAGAGCATCACCCGCACCAACGAGGAGCTGCGCTCGCTCGTGAAGCAGGCGATCAACAACGGCCTGCTGCTGCGCCAGGGCAAGGGCAACCGCATCTCGTATCGGCTCGGCGAGGCCGCGCCCCTTGTGGCCGAGGCCGCCCCTGAGTCGAATGATCTGGTCTCGGTGATCGATCAGGCCGCCGAGGAGACGCCCAGCGCCGACCAGGTCGAGCCAGCCGCCGAGCGGGCCCAGCCCGAGGTAGCCGCCGAGGTCGCAGCGCCCAAGCGCTCCACGCGGCGGCGCAAGGCGGCCCCCAAGGCCGAGCCAGCGCCCGAGGCCGTAGCGCCCGAGCCAGCCGCCCCCGAGGAGCCAAAGGCCGCACCCAAGCGCTCCACACGCCGCAAGGCGGCCCCCAAGGCCGAGCCAGCGCCCGAGGCCGCAGCGCCCGAGCCAGCCGCCCCCGAGGAGCCAAAGGCCGCACCCAAGCGCTCCACGCGGCGGCGCAAGCCCACGGCGACCGAGGAGTAGGAATAGACGGCGGGGGCGGCCTCATACGCCGCCCCCTTTATGCGTAGCCTAGCCAAAAGAGCGCAAGCATGCGAACCGAGGGCATCGTCAAAATCTGTGGAGTGCGCACCATCGAGCACGCGCTGGCCGCCGCCCAGGCCGGGGCCGACATGATCGGGCTGGTCTTCGCGCCCTCGCGGCGGCAGATCAGCCCCGAGCAGGCCGCCCAGATCGCCAGCGACCTGCGGGCCAGCGGCGTGGCTGTGCCGCTGCTGGTGGGCCTGTTCGTCAATGCCGCGCCCGAGGAGATCGCCCGCACGGCCCAGCTGTGCGGCCTCGACCTCATCCAGCTGAGCGGCGACGAGCGGCCCGACGTGCTGGCCCAGCTGCCGCCGCTGCCCGTGCTCAAGTCGCTGCGGCTGGCCGATGACCACGGCGAGGCCGCATGGCTCGATCTGTCGCCCGAATACTTCACGCCGCTAGTGGATGCCCACGTGCCGGGCAGCTACGGCGGCACCGGCGCAATGGCTAACTGGCAGCGCGCGGCGACGCTGGCGCGCATCCGCCCGATCATGCTGGCCGGGGGGCTTTCGCCCGCCAACGTGGCCCAGGCGATCGCCCTGGTGCAGCCCTGGGCCGTGGATGTGAGCAGCGGTGTCGAGCAGGATGGCCAGAAGAGCAGCGAGCTGATCCGCAGCTTTGTGTCCAACGCGCGGCAGGCCGCCTGGCAGGCTCAGCCGTGAAGATCGCTGGCCTCATCCGCCGCATCCTCCAGCTGATCGCGATCGCGGCGATCATACGCTGGGCGGTGATGCGCCTACGCCGCGTGCTGCTGCTGCCTACCGGCGACACCACCGAGCACATCCGAGCCGATCAGGTGGCCAGGATGCGGCGGATCGTGGTGAGCGACCTGCACATGGGCGCTGGCGACCGCGCCGACGACTTTATCGACGACGATGAACTGGCCTCGTTCATTCACAATTATGTCGAGCGCGAAGAGCCGGTCGAGCTTATCCTCGCTGGCGACACCTTCGAGTTCCTGCAGGTGCGGCTGCCAGGCATCGGCGACTACGAGTTTTCGAGCCGGGCCGCCAACGCCCGCCTGAACGCCATCCTGACGGCGCACGCCCCGGCCATCGGCGCGCTGCGCAGCTTTGTGGCCCGCCCGGAAAACCAGCTCACGATCATGATCGGCAACCATGATTTTGAGCTACACTATGCGAGCGCCAAACACCTGCTGCGCGAGGCCCTGGGGCTGGCCGAGAACGACCAGCGCCTGCGCTTCTGCATCAGCTACGAGGGCTGCGGCGTCTATATCGAGCACGGCAACCAGTTCGACAGCTGGAACACCTTCGTGCACTTCGGCGGCATCACCCAGCCGTTCGAGATTGTGCGCGGCACCCGCGTAGTGAAGGATGTGATCAACCCACTGGAGAGCGACCCGCTCGATGTGGCGACCCTGATCGACAACGTCAAGCCGACATCGGCGTTCCTATGGTACATGCTCTCGCTGCCACGTCTGCGCAACCCCGACGCACGCCGGTACGTCACCCGTGGCCTGCTGCGCATGTTTCGCACCGTGGCCATCCCCACCACCTACAGCCCCCACCCGGTGCTGATGGTGCGCGAGGAGCTGCTGGGCGCACCCGGCGAGACCCTGCACCGCGAGATGGCCATCCAGCAGCTGTACGAGCTGGAGCCAGATCTGCGGGCGGCAGCGGCGGCCAGCCACGGCGGGCAGGAGCCGGTGCTGCAGATCCGCCAGCGCGTGGCCCAGGGCGTCACCAAGCGGCTCACCAGAGCGCGCGGCCAGGCCCTAGATGACCTGCAGATCGAGGCCCAGCGCAACCTGCGCGAGGAGATCCGGGCCTTCAAAACCCAGACCCAGCGGGCCATGGCGCGGATCGCATCCGGCGACGAGCATGGCCACAACACGCTGTTTATCTGCGGCCATACCCACACCGCCGAGGTAGTGGCGCTCGGCGACAAAAAGACGTATATTAACACCGGCACATGGACCGAGGTAGTATGGAATATCGCCTCGGGGCTGTACGAGTCGCGGCGGTTCCCATTCCTCGAGATCACCTACCCCGATGGCAGCGACTCACCCGATGGGCGGCTGCTAGTCTGGTACGGTGCCGAGAGCGAGCCGCAAGAGTGGAATGATATCGAGGGTTCTGAGGGGGAGACCCCTATCACCATGCCTACTAAGGAGGACACCCAATGAAATGGTTCTGGCGCATTCTGGGCCTCGCCGCCCTCACCGGCTTCGCATTCGTGGTGGTGCGTGCGATCAAGCAGTATCGCGAGGATAGCGTGTTCGACCTGGCCCCCGCTGGCGCAACCTCGGGCGGCTACGGCAGCTCGCGCAGCATCAGCCCCGAGCTGCTGGCCATCCTGGCCGACCCGGGCGACAAAGGCCCGGTGGAGCTGGTGAGCGACAACGGCAAAGAGTGGCTGGTCAACCGCCGCAACGGGTTCCGCTACCCCGTCGAGGATGGGATCCCGATCATGCTGCTGGAAGAGGGCGAGAAGAACAAGGACGAGAGCCTGATCGCCCACTAGACGATGCCTGGGACAGAAGCCGGAGACCGCACACGCGATTTCCGGCTTCTCTTTGCGCTGAGACGCGGCGCTTTGGGGCTTCGGGAAGCACGCCGAACGCCCCGCAGAGAACGGCACTATGGTCAATGAATATACCTACCGCACGATCGATATCGAGCGGAGAGGCGTTGGTAGGCGCTACACTTGGCTGCCGGTTGACTCGCTCGACCGCGGCTCGTTTACGATCGACTGCACGGGCGCGTATGTCCGCCCGGCCATGTACGACATCCGGCCCGGCGATATCGTGCGCTGGCGCGAGGGCGCGGTGCTGGTCGAGGGCGTGATCAGCCATGTGGATGTCGGCAGCGAGCGCTTCTCTGCCACGATCGAGCAGGCGCACCCACTCCCCCCCGAGACGTTCTGCCCCTAACGATCTTCGCTACTGCTCCTGTGTCACCTGGCGCAGCTGGGCCAGCTGGTTGGCCGCCTCGCCGCCCCAGGGCGAGCCTGGCTCCAGCGCCAAGAAACGCTCAAGGTCGGCGGCGGCCTGCTGTGGGTCGCCGTGAAACCGCCGCACCAGCCCGCGCTGCAGGTAGGCCTCGCCCCACTCGGGCGCGCAGGCCACTGCCCGATCCAGATCCTCCAGCCCCACCGCCACCTCGCCCAGCTCGCGGCAGAGCAGCACGCCCCGCCGCAGGTAGGCCGCCGCAAAGCTGGGCCGCAGCCCCAGTGCGCGGCCAAACGAGCCGCGCGCCAGCCCGAAGAAGCCGCGCTCGTGTGTGAACAGCCCCCACTGGGTCATGCTCAGCCCCCACGCGTAGAAGAAGTAGGATGCCCAGCGCCGCCAGAGCGGCAGCTGCGGTTCGGGGTTCGCCATGGGTTGTTCCTTTCTTGGGCGGGACGCGCCCATGCAGTGCGGAAGGGAGCGCCACGCTCTCTAGTATAATCCTCTGCGGCAAGCCCATTTCTTGTGGAGAGGAACGCTCACAATGACACACCCAGCCCTTCCCAGCCTGCACATCCGTCCCGCCGCTCCCAGCGATGCAACGGCGCTGCGCGGCCTGCTCCAGTCTGTCGATCTGCTCACCGACGATCTGATCACCCCGCGATCGCACTACTGGCTGGCCGAGGACGGCGGGGGCCAGCTCTACGGCTCGGCAGGGATCGAGTGCGGCGCGCGGGCGGCGATCATGCGCAGCGTGGCGGTGGCCCCAGGCCAGCGCGGCGGCAGCCTGGGCGCGCGGCTGGCGGGCTACGCCATCGGCTTCGCGCGGCGGCTGGGCTACCCCGCGCTCTACTGCTTCAGCACCCGCGCGGGGGCCTACTGGCAGCGTATGGGCTTTGTGGGCGTGCCCATCGCCGAGCTGGCCATCGCCCTGGCCGATGTGCCCCAGGTGCGGCGCTTCCAGGCGATTGGCAAGCTGCAGCAAGAGACGGCGTGGCGGCTCGATCTGTGAGGATCCGAAGAAAGAAACCAGTTCACCCCGAAGACGCGAAGGCGAGGCTGATATTTTGACCTTATATACGAACTTCTGAACCCCAGGCCGGATGCGTTAATCTCATGCTGGAAACCTGAACCCCAGCACATTTGACGCAGGCCTCACAATCATAATGCACCATTCCGGCCTTCGCGCCTTCGCGATTTGATGATGAACTGGCCGATTTGTTGCTTGGTATCTTGGATTCTTGGTGGTACACAGCTGCTGCCGATCGGGCATGCATAGACCCTGGCTTAAAGATTCATGCTTGATCTATACGAACGCATGTGCTATACTATCTTTCCAGAGTTGGCACACGGTTGCTACACAGAGGGAAGAGCATATGTATACCAAACGAATAGTTTATGACCGTGAGACCCACGACTACGCGATGTACTTGGACGACGAGCTTATCGGCTTCGCCCGCAGCTACCACGAGGCCGAGACCATCCTCGACCAGCTGGTGTTCGAACTGCTCAGCAAGCAGCGCTTCCGCGATGCCGCGTAGTCTACCGACAACCTGCCGATAGAAAAGCGCGCGAGCGACACCGCCCACGCGCTTTTTTCATGCTCGAACGCTACCCGCGCTAGCCCACCTCGATCACGTGGCCCTCGGTGGCGCGCAGCAGCCGATCCCAGATCGCCAGCCCCAGCCCGCCCTGCTCGAACGAGCGCACCACCATCACATCCACCGTGCTCTCCAAGGCCCGCAGCCCGGCGAACAGCCGCGCGCCCACCTCGGCCAGGTTCGCGCACGAGCCGAGCGAGGCCACCAGCGCGCCCGCCTCGCGAAACAGCGCGGCATCCTCATCGCCCACCAGCGCGCCCACGCGCTGCCCCTGGGCTAGGCGCGCGCGCACCTCGGCCAGCATGCTCGCCAGGGCCGCCGCGCGCGGGCCACGGTAGAGCAGCACCGGGGCATCGGGCGCGTAGTGCTTGAGCATCTGGCCGGGCGCGGCAGCGGCGTGGTCCTCGGCCACATAGCGCGGCTGGTAGAGCAGGTCGGGCAGCGCCGCGCGCAGATCCTCGATCGGGATGCCGCCGGGGCGCAGCAGCTCGGGGCGCGGGCCGAGCAGGCTCACCACCGTGGACTCCAGGCCGATCCGCGTGGGGCCGCCATCCAGCACCATAGGGATGCGCCCCGCCAGATCGTGCATCACATGGGCGGCGGTGGTGGGGCTGGGGCGGGTGAACAGGTTGGCGCTGGGCGCGGCCACCGGCAGCCCAGCGGCCCGCAGCAGCGCCAGCGCCACGGGGTGGTCGGGCATGCGCACCGCCACGCTGTCCATGCCCGCCGAGACATTGGGCGGGATGCGCTGGCCGCGCGGCATCACCAGGGTCAGCGGGCCGGGCCAGTAGCGCCGCACCAGGGCCAGCGCGCCCTGCGGCACCGCGCGCACAATCGCCTCAAGCTGGTCGAGCGCGTGGATGTGCACGATCAGCGGGTCGGATGTGGGGCGGCGCTTGGCCGCGAAGATCCGGGCCACCGCCTCGGGGTCGAAGGCGTTCGCGCCCAGGCCGTAGACCGTCTCGGTCGGGAAGGCCACCAGCTCGCCGCGCCGCAGCACATCGGCGGCCAGCGCCACGCGCTCCGGCGCGGGACCGAGCGGGTCGACCGCCAGCAGTTGGGTTTCGTAGGATATTGTCATTGGGAAGAAGTCAGGCCGACGCCCTAGCGGAAAGTCACCACCACCACGCCAGCGAACATGATCGTGCCGATAGCGGCGTACTCCACCATCACCTGCCGTGTCAGCGACTGCTGAAGGTGGTGCTGCAGCAGCCCGCACACGATATAGAAGATAACCAGCAGCATAGCGCCGCCCAGCAAAAATGGCGCGGCCCAGTAGTTGAGCGCCCACAGCGACTCGCCCAGCACCACGCCCACCGTCAGCGCCAGCAGGAAATGGCCCGCGCGCGGTGCCGACCACTGCAGCAGGGCGTACGAGAGCATCGCCGCCGCGCCACCCACCAGCGCGCCCGAGTAGAGCCAGCGCAGTCGCGCGTAGTAGATCGCGCAGAAGCAGGCGTAGCCCAGAGTGTAGACGATCACCTGCAGGGCCAGCTGGGCGCGCGTGCGGTTCTCGACCACGCGGTCGAGCGCGTAGTGCTGCGCCACCAGCGAGCCAAACACCAGCACGCCCACCGCGCTAAGCGCCAGGATAAAGGCCAGCGTCTGCAGCGACTCGCTGAATAGGCGAAAAAACGCAAACGAGGCCACGATCGACATCGACGGCAAGATCCAGAACGCCGGGGCCACCTCCAGCGCCAGCCGCCCGAGCCGCAGCGTCGGCAGCTTGCGCGACTGCATCGCCGGGTGCGAGCGGATGAAAACATCCGCACCCGTGCTGGTGATCAGCACCAGCGCCGCGATCAGCAGCCACGAGACGGTGATGACCGGAAAGTCGCCGCCGAGCCACACGCGGAAGATGGCCGGGTTGACGTCGATCGCAAATATTACCGCCATGCCGAGCACCACCAGGATGACGAGCGAGACGATGCGGTCATAGCGGGGGGTAGGCGATGGAACCATTGGTCTCCTCAGTTGCATTGGTATCAGCAGACGATTCTAGCCCGCTTTAGGCATGGTGTCAAACCACCGCACATCGCACCAACACAAAGAGAATGGATACCACGAAGGCGCGAAGACACGAAGGCAGTACGAAGCGCATTTCCCACCAAGACGCCAAGGCTCCAAGGGAGCAAAAAACGCGAGAGAAGGCGAGCAGCCACCCCGCCACACCCGTGCGGCGACGGTGCCGATAGCGTCTTGATGGCCATATGTACGAGCACCAGCCGCCCACACCAGAAAAACTTCGCGCCTTGGAGTCTTCGTGGTTAAAAATCCGCCAAATGGCCAGAAAAAGATCCTGCCGCAGACCCAGCGAAAGGCCAGTAGCATACAAAAAAGAAGTGGTACAATTTCAGCCAACCCAAGCAATCTGCGCGCAGCCCGCCCGGCCAGCGCGCCCACAGAAAGCGATAGCGACACCCATGGCACAGACACCACTGCGCATTCTCTGCATCTACGCCCACCCCGACGACTTCGAGTTCATGGTCGGCGGCAGCGTGGCCCGCTGGGCCGACGAGGGGGCCGAGGTGACCTACTGCGTGATCACCGACGGTGCGGCGGGCAGCAACACCCCTGGCGAGGATCTGCGCCAGCTGGTGAAGACCCGCGAGGCCGAAGAGCGCGCCGCCGCCGCCATCCTGGGCGTGAAGGATGTGATCTTCCTGGGCTACGCCGACGGCATGCTGGAGCCAAGCCTGCAGCTGCGCCGCGAGCTAACCAAGATCATCCGCCAGCTGCGCCCCGACCGCGTGGTCTGCGGCGATCCGGCGGCGATCTTCTACGGCGACGGCTACATCAACCACCCCGACCACCGCGCCGCTGGCGAGGCCGCGCTCTACGCGGTGTTCCCCAGCGCCGTCAGCCGCCCGATCTTCCCCGAGCTGCTAGCCGAGGGCTACGAGCCGCACCAGGTGCGCGATGTCTACATCTCGGGGGCGCTCCAGCCCAACGCCTATCTGGACATCACCAGCACCATCGACCGCAAGGCCGAGGCCGTGCAGGCCCACCGCTCGCAGGTTGGCCCCGAGGTGGCCGAGTGGGTGCGCCAGGGCGCGCAGGAGACCGGCAAGGCCGCCGAGATGGCCTACGCCGAGTCGTTCCGCGTGATGACCCTGGTGCGCGAGCAGGCCGCCGAGTGACGGCGGGCGACGGCCCCACGCGCCACGTGGTGGGCGCGGGCGACGCTGGCCAGCCCGTGGGCGAGCTGGCGGCGCGGCTGCTGGGCGACCCGGCCCGCGCCGCCGTGGTGCAGGCCCACGGCGGCCTGTGGCTGGGCCGCGAGCGCGTGCTGGATGCGGCCCGCCCCGCCCCCGAGGGCGAGCTGCTCACCATCAGCCAGCCGCCCGATGGACGCTACGCCCAGGCGGCGATCACGCCCGAGCAGGTGCTGTACGAGGACGCCGACCTGATCGTAATCGATAAGCCCGCCGGGGCCTATGTGGAGGCCACGCCGTGGGATGTGGGCGGGCACCTGCTGGCCGCCGTAGGCCAGCTGCTGGCCCGGCGCGATGGCGCAGCACCGCCGCTGCACCTAGCCCACCGGCTCGACCGCGACACCAGCGGCGCGCTGGTGTTCTCGAAAAACCCCGAGGTAAACCCGCGCCTGCAGGCCACCTTCGCCCACGGCGAGGCCCACAAGCAGTACCTCTGCCGCTGCCAGGGCGCGCCCGCCCAGGATGCCTACGACCTCTCCACCGGCCACGGGCGCGGCGCGAAGGGCCGCTTCCGTGTCTACCCCGCCGAGGAGGTGGGCCGCGAGCTGCCGCAGGGCGGCGGCACCGTGAAGGCCATGCGCACCCGCCTGGAGGTGCTGCGCCGCGATGGCGACAGCGCGCTGGTGCGGGCCTTGCCCGCCACTGGCCGCACCCACCAGATCCGCCTGCACATGGCCCACGCGGGCCACCCGCTGCTGGGCGACACCAAGTACGGCGGCCCGGCGGCCTGGCGCGACCAGCCGCTGCCCTACCACCTGCTGCACGCCGAGCTGCTGCGCATGCCACACCCGCGCACCGGCCAGCCCTTGGAGATCGCCGCCGCGCCTGTGTGGTGGGGCTAGCTCAAGGCGCACCGTTTACCACCAAGGATCCAAGACACCAAGGGGACACAAAAGGCCGAGATCTACCCGATCTCGGCCTCGCTCTTCCCAAAAATCAACCCTACGCCACGCGCTGCGCCAGCCGCTCAAGCTGGGATCGGTAGACGCTCAGGATCTCGCCTGCGACGCTTGACCAGCCGTACTGCGTGGCCCGCTCGCGTGCGGCCCGGGCCATGGCCTCGCGCATGTCGGCATCCAGCAGCAGCCGCTCCAGGCGATCCGCCAGGGCGGCGGGGTCGTCGGGCGGGGTGTGCAGGCCGCTCACCCCATCCTCCACAATCAGGGCGGGGCCGCCAGCGCTGGTGGCCACCACAGGCCGCCCGCAGGCCAGCCCCTCCAGCGCGGCCATGCCAAACGACTCGTAGTGCGAGGGCATGGTCACGATATCGGCGGATGCATAGTAGAGCGGCAGTCGGTCCTGCGGCTGCGCGCCCGCGAAGCGCACCGCCTGCTCGACCCCCAGGCGCGCGCGCAGGGCGTGCAGGCGGCGCTGCTCGGCGTTCCACTGGCGGCGCTCGCCCTCGCCGCCACCGCCCACCACCAGCGCGTGCAGCGTCTCGCGCCACGCAGGGTGGCGCTGGTGCAGCATGGCCACCGCCTCGATCAGCGCGTCAATGCCCTTCAGCGGCTCGATGCGGCCCACCAGCAGCACCAGGCGGTGCGGCGCGGGCGGCAGGCCCAGGGCCTCGCGGGCCTGGCCCAGCGAGCGCGGCTTGAAGCGCCGCAGATCCACCCCGCAGGGGATGGTGTGCACCTTGGCGCACTCGGCCCCGGTGTGCCACACCAGGTCGGCGCGGTCGCGCGAGGTGGCCGCCACCAGCGCGTCGGCCTCGGCGGAGATCCGCCGCTCGATCTCGACCCGCCGCACCGTCTCGCGCTCCTCGTCGCTGCGGGCCACACGGTTCTTCAGCGCCCCGAGGGTGTGGAACATATGCACCATCGGCGCGCCCCAGGCCCGCCGCAGCTCCATGGCCGCCAGCCCCGAGAGCCAGTAGTGGCTGTGGATCACGTCGTAGCTCAGATCCTCACCCTCGGCGAAGCAGCGGGCGCGGCTCACGAACTCGGGCATGTGCTCGATCAGCCAGTTCTTGTCGTAGGGCACCGGCGGGCCGGCGCGCAGGTGCACCACGCGCACCCCCGGCTCGATGTCCACCTTCAGCGGCACCCGCTCATCCTGCGTGCGGGTGAAGATATCCACCGCCACCCCGGCGCGGCCAAGCTCGCGGCTCAGCTCGCGCACATACACATTCATCCCGCCCGCCTCTTTGCCGCCCAGGCTCGCCAGGGGGCTAGAGTGGGCGCACAGCATCGCAACTCGCATGGCCGCAAGTATCCTCACATCACCATATGCGGCCCGACCGTGGGGCCGCCACACCAACAACTGCTACGTACAAAAGAACGTTTTGTTTTCACGCCCATGCGCCTGCAGGGGCGGTGCCGCACCGCCGAACACAAAGAGCACGGGGCGTGCCGCCCGGTGCTCTCTGTAGGCTTTTGGAATGCGCCGCGCTGGGCGGGCGTGGCTGCTACTCGCCGCTGACCGTCAGCGGGTTGTAGTAGCTGTAGGCCAGCCGCGCCACATTGCCCAGCAGGCGCTGCGTGAAGGTGTCCTTGTACACCTCGCCTGACTGGTAGGCGTAGATGGCGATCACAAAATCGCCGCCCGGCGTGCGCACGATGCCCGCATCGCCCTGCACCTCGGGCTGCGCCCAGCCGCTCTTGTGGGCCACCTCGGTGCCCTCGGGCAGGCCCGAGACCATACGCTTGGTGTCGGCGTTGCGCTTCAGCAGCTCGATCATCTCGGCGCAGCGCTTGGCCGTCATCGTCTCGGGGAACTTCTCCACCAGCTTGCCGCCGCCCTTCGCGCACTGGTCGATCAGCACGTAGATCTGGGCCATCTCGTAGGGCGTGGTGCGCTGCACCGGGCTAGAGTTGGTGAAGGGGGCTTCGCCCGCCTTCTTGGGGCCAACCTTGTACTTGGGCTTGTAGAGCTTGATAAAGTCGTTGGCCTCGAACGGCGTGTACTGGTAGGTGGTGGTCAGGCCCAGGTCGGCCAGGGTATCGCTCATCAGCTGGATGCCCTCGAAGGCCGACTCGGTGGAGGTGCCGCCCACCGACATCGCCATCACGTCGTTGGCGCGCAGGTTGTCGCTGTCGATCACCATCTTCTCGATCGCGCTCATCTGCTTGGCCGTGAACGAGTCGACGTGGGCGTAGGCGTTCAGCAGAATGCCGACCTTGATGGTGCTGGCGGTGCTGAAGGCGGTGCCCTTGTTCACGCTGGCCAGCTCGTCGCCGCTCTTCAGATCGTAGATGTAGACGCCCAGCACGGCGGTGGTCTTCTTGGCCGTGGCGGCGTAGGCCTCGGCCAGGGCCTCAAGCTCCTGCTGCAGCTGCTCCTTGGTGGGGCGCGCGTCGGGCGAGGGCGGGGCCAGGGTCAGCTCCAGCGTGAGCGGCTGGGTGTAGGCCAGGGTGGCCAGGTGCTGCTCGACCTTGGGCAGGGCCGCGTCCACATCCAGCGACTCGGCGGCGTGCAGCACGAAGCTGG
This window harbors:
- a CDS encoding PIG-L family deacetylase, with the translated sequence MAQTPLRILCIYAHPDDFEFMVGGSVARWADEGAEVTYCVITDGAAGSNTPGEDLRQLVKTREAEERAAAAILGVKDVIFLGYADGMLEPSLQLRRELTKIIRQLRPDRVVCGDPAAIFYGDGYINHPDHRAAGEAALYAVFPSAVSRPIFPELLAEGYEPHQVRDVYISGALQPNAYLDITSTIDRKAEAVQAHRSQVGPEVAEWVRQGAQETGKAAEMAYAESFRVMTLVREQAAE
- a CDS encoding RluA family pseudouridine synthase, with protein sequence MVGAGDAGQPVGELAARLLGDPARAAVVQAHGGLWLGRERVLDAARPAPEGELLTISQPPDGRYAQAAITPEQVLYEDADLIVIDKPAGAYVEATPWDVGGHLLAAVGQLLARRDGAAPPLHLAHRLDRDTSGALVFSKNPEVNPRLQATFAHGEAHKQYLCRCQGAPAQDAYDLSTGHGRGAKGRFRVYPAEEVGRELPQGGGTVKAMRTRLEVLRRDGDSALVRALPATGRTHQIRLHMAHAGHPLLGDTKYGGPAAWRDQPLPYHLLHAELLRMPHPRTGQPLEIAAAPVWWG
- a CDS encoding serine hydrolase; protein product: MAASFRRATSLVALSLLLGACGPQAQATSHPTEAPTSAPTATLAPTATPAPTAVPLIADGVTAAGVKLGGMDAEQARAALADVVKDDAEPVTLVTGGVTTTLEPEAIGLAPDVDAMVAKALTATAGDDIPLVLIYDEAKLKAALDALAPAASNASSGVEAIRDTKAISASFVLHAAESLDVDAALPKVEQHLATLAYTQPLTLELTLAPPSPDARPTKEQLQQELEALAEAYAATAKKTTAVLGVYIYDLKSGDELASVNKGTAFSTASTIKVGILLNAYAHVDSFTAKQMSAIEKMVIDSDNLRANDVMAMSVGGTSTESAFEGIQLMSDTLADLGLTTTYQYTPFEANDFIKLYKPKYKVGPKKAGEAPFTNSSPVQRTTPYEMAQIYVLIDQCAKGGGKLVEKFPETMTAKRCAEMIELLKRNADTKRMVSGLPEGTEVAHKSGWAQPEVQGDAGIVRTPGGDFVIAIYAYQSGEVYKDTFTQRLLGNVARLAYSYYNPLTVSGE
- a CDS encoding threonylcarbamoyl-AMP synthase, producing MTISYETQLLAVDPLGPAPERVALAADVLRRGELVAFPTETVYGLGANAFDPEAVARIFAAKRRPTSDPLIVHIHALDQLEAIVRAVPQGALALVRRYWPGPLTLVMPRGQRIPPNVSAGMDSVAVRMPDHPVALALLRAAGLPVAAPSANLFTRPSPTTAAHVMHDLAGRIPMVLDGGPTRIGLESTVVSLLGPRPELLRPGGIPIEDLRAALPDLLYQPRYVAEDHAAAAPGQMLKHYAPDAPVLLYRGPRAAALASMLAEVRARLAQGQRVGALVGDEDAALFREAGALVASLGSCANLAEVGARLFAGLRALESTVDVMVVRSFEQGGLGLAIWDRLLRATEGHVIEVG
- a CDS encoding glycosyltransferase family 1 protein, with protein sequence MRVAMLCAHSSPLASLGGKEAGGMNVYVRELSRELGRAGVAVDIFTRTQDERVPLKVDIEPGVRVVHLRAGPPVPYDKNWLIEHMPEFVSRARCFAEGEDLSYDVIHSHYWLSGLAAMELRRAWGAPMVHMFHTLGALKNRVARSDEERETVRRVEIERRISAEADALVAATSRDRADLVWHTGAECAKVHTIPCGVDLRRFKPRSLGQAREALGLPPAPHRLVLLVGRIEPLKGIDALIEAVAMLHQRHPAWRETLHALVVGGGGEGERRQWNAEQRRLHALRARLGVEQAVRFAGAQPQDRLPLYYASADIVTMPSHYESFGMAALEGLACGRPVVATSAGGPALIVEDGVSGLHTPPDDPAALADRLERLLLDADMREAMARAARERATQYGWSSVAGEILSVYRSQLERLAQRVA
- a CDS encoding GNAT family N-acetyltransferase codes for the protein MTHPALPSLHIRPAAPSDATALRGLLQSVDLLTDDLITPRSHYWLAEDGGGQLYGSAGIECGARAAIMRSVAVAPGQRGGSLGARLAGYAIGFARRLGYPALYCFSTRAGAYWQRMGFVGVPIAELAIALADVPQVRRFQAIGKLQQETAWRLDL
- a CDS encoding phosphoribosylanthranilate isomerase gives rise to the protein MRTEGIVKICGVRTIEHALAAAQAGADMIGLVFAPSRRQISPEQAAQIASDLRASGVAVPLLVGLFVNAAPEEIARTAQLCGLDLIQLSGDERPDVLAQLPPLPVLKSLRLADDHGEAAWLDLSPEYFTPLVDAHVPGSYGGTGAMANWQRAATLARIRPIMLAGGLSPANVAQAIALVQPWAVDVSSGVEQDGQKSSELIRSFVSNARQAAWQAQP
- a CDS encoding UDP-2,3-diacylglucosamine diphosphatase, whose product is MGRGCEQRCRAGWPEEQRADPQLCVQRAAGRLAGSAVKIAGLIRRILQLIAIAAIIRWAVMRLRRVLLLPTGDTTEHIRADQVARMRRIVVSDLHMGAGDRADDFIDDDELASFIHNYVEREEPVELILAGDTFEFLQVRLPGIGDYEFSSRAANARLNAILTAHAPAIGALRSFVARPENQLTIMIGNHDFELHYASAKHLLREALGLAENDQRLRFCISYEGCGVYIEHGNQFDSWNTFVHFGGITQPFEIVRGTRVVKDVINPLESDPLDVATLIDNVKPTSAFLWYMLSLPRLRNPDARRYVTRGLLRMFRTVAIPTTYSPHPVLMVREELLGAPGETLHREMAIQQLYELEPDLRAAAAASHGGQEPVLQIRQRVAQGVTKRLTRARGQALDDLQIEAQRNLREEIRAFKTQTQRAMARIASGDEHGHNTLFICGHTHTAEVVALGDKKTYINTGTWTEVVWNIASGLYESRRFPFLEITYPDGSDSPDGRLLVWYGAESEPQEWNDIEGSEGETPITMPTKEDTQ